A genomic segment from Candidatus Poribacteria bacterium encodes:
- a CDS encoding NIPSNAP family protein, with the protein MAFFELRQYRTQPGQRENWVKYMEETVIPFQISKGMVVIGSFIGEEEDDLYVWIRRFESEAQREQLYAAVYEDDRWLNEISPRVGELIDREKIVVTRLEPTSRSAHQ; encoded by the coding sequence ATGGCTTTTTTTGAACTACGGCAATACAGAACACAACCCGGTCAACGCGAGAATTGGGTCAAATACATGGAAGAGACTGTCATCCCCTTCCAAATTTCTAAAGGGATGGTCGTCATCGGCAGCTTCATCGGTGAAGAAGAGGACGATCTTTACGTCTGGATCCGCCGCTTCGAGAGCGAAGCACAACGCGAACAACTCTACGCAGCCGTTTATGAAGATGATCGGTGGTTAAACGAAATTTCACCGCGCGTCGGCGAACTAATTGATAGGGAAAAAATCGTCGTCACACGCCTCGAACCCACTTCTCGCTCGGCAC